Genomic segment of Saprospira sp. CCB-QB6:
TTGGTTTTGCCAAATAGCGGGAGCTAAATCGGGATGCGTTTTTTCTATACCGTCATCGACAATGGCCAGAACGATCGGATCACCTAAGGCACTGCTATCGCCACCGCCAGCCAATTGCCAGGCGGGAAAAGCGTTATGGTCTAAGCCCGTGGGACCTCCAGCTTGTCCTGTATTTTGATGTTGCCATTGTTGGCCCAATAAACTATCATTGGGAATTTGGCGGTATTTAAGGCGGCGATTTTTTTGGGCCATTTGTACCTCAGGCTGAGCTAAAAGTTCTGGCAAATAATCTGTACTTGCATCTGTTTTGAGCAAATAATAGCGTCCTTGGGGAATCAATAATTCTGGGGCGGCCCATTGGCCAGGCAATTTGGCCATCAGCTGACGAATTTGGCCTTCTTTATGAAGCAAGATAATATACTCTCCAGGCAGCGTTTGGCCCCAAAGCAAAGTCGAAAATAGCAACCAATAACTAAGAAAAAAAAAGCGCATAGTTGGGTAAATTTGATTGGTGAAGTTGTTTACTAAACGACCTTAAGAAGTAAAAAGGCTGCTTTAGGACAAGAAAAGGGAGTTGACCGAATGGTCAACTCCCTTTTTTCTCGTAAAACAAAACGGATTAAATGCCCAACTTTGCTTTTACTTTTGCGGTAGCGTCAATGCCTCCTTCAGAGTACATAATGAGCTTGATATCCATAATATAGCTATAGCCATTTTCGGCAGCTACATCGGTAAGGGCCTTATTAAACTGCTCATAGAGTGGTTTAACAAGATCCTGTTCTTTTTTGGCCAAAGAACGCTCTGCTTCTGCGCTTTTTTGCTGCAGACCTTGCTGCATTTGTTGCAGTTGTTCTTCCGCTTGTTTTTGTTGTGCAGGAGAAAGCAAACCTTTCTGTGCTTTTTCCATGGTGCTAGTATAAAAATCCTGGACCTTTTTGCTTTCAGCTTCTAGTTGCTTTTGCAAAATTTTGCCATAAGATTCTACCTCTGCTTTTGCTCTTTTATAGGCGGGCATATTGGGAATAATCGCATCGCCATCTACATGAGCCATTTTTTGGGCCGACAATGGCGTAGCTGCTAAAAAGAGCAAGCAGGCCATTAGGCTAAAAAAAGAAGCAAATTTCATAATTCTGATTGTTTTGGGGTGAAATTAAATGCCGAGCTTGGCTTTTAGTTTGGCTGTGGCATCAGTGCCACCTTGGTGATAAAGCAACATTTTTTTGTCCAAAATGTAAGCATAACCATTATCAGTAGCCACTTCTTTGAGTTTAGCCTCAAATTTTTCATATAGGGGCTTAGTGAGGTCTTGCTCTTTGCGTACCAAATCCTCATCGGCTTTTAGGGCCTGTTTTTGCAAATCTTCTTGCATTTTGGCCAATTTCTGCTCGGCTTCTTTTTGTTGCAAAGGAGTCATTTGACCCGCTTGAACTTTAGCCATGACATCAGCATAATACTGCTGCATAGCAGCTTGCTTGCCCTCTAGTTGTTTTTCCAAAATCTTGCGATAAGATTCTACCTCGGCTTTGGCTCTTTTATATTCGGGCATATTGGGAATGATGACATCAGCATCTACGTAGGCAATTTTTTGCTGGCCGTAGCTCACTGAACTAAAGGCCATAAAAGTAAGCAACATCAAAATGCTGCTGAGCTGCATAAGCTTTTTCATAGTATTTCTTAAAATTTTGAAGTTTGACGAATTAAGCGCACAAAAATAATTTTTTTTGGCGAAATCTAAGGAACTTATTTACCCAAGCGCTTTACGACCTCTGCAGTTAGGTCTTTATCGGCTTTGGCATAAATCATTTGGCTGCCATCGGGAGCCGTAAAAATGAAGTCGTAATTGCGCTCCTTGGCCAATAGCTCGATGGTTTTGTAAACCTTTTCCTGAATGGGTTTCACTAGACTTTGGCGCTTAGTAAAAAGCTCTCCTTCTGGTCCAAAACGCTGGTCTTGCAAGGCTCTAACGGCCTTTTCTTTCTCAATAATTTCGTTTTGTTTTTGGGTTTTCATCTCTTCGCTCATCAAGACCTCTCTTGCCTGATATTCGCGATAAAGTTGTTCAATTTGTTCGTATTCTTTGGCAATTTCTTGCCGCCAACGCTCTGCCAACTGGTCCAATTCGGCCTGTGCCGTTTTATATTCGGGCACAGCATCCATAATTTTGGTCATATCCACATAAGCCGCTCTTTGTGCAAAGGAAAAGCTCATGGTAGACAACAGTAGCGTTAGGCTTAATAAGAGGTTTTTCATTTCTATTTTTTTAATTATTCAGTATTTGATTTTTGGGGCTGCCCCGCCCTGCGGGCGGGTCGGGCTGTTTCGCAGCTCGCTATTCGCTCGGCCCTGCAGCGGCAAAGCCGCTTTGGTCTGCCGCCTTTGGCGGCCCTGCTGTCCATCCCTCAGCCGCTCAGCTGTAGTGGGGACTTTTGGCCCTTTTCTGCGGCCCTTTATAGCCTATTAGCCAAGTTTTGGGCCAAAAATAATTGCCCTGCCCTATCAAAGATGCCATTTCTCCTTAAACTGATGTATTGGCAAAAGGGTTGGGCCCTGGCCTAGCGATGTGGAGCAGTGGCCGCAGGCCAGACCGAGCCAGCTTGCTGGCGAAGGGCCGAGCGAATAGCGAGCTGCGCAACGTAGCGCCCGCCGAAGGCGGGAGGCCCCAAAACAGCAGCGAGCTGCGCAACGACAACAAGAACTTTAGTTTGTCTTCGACAACCGAAGGGAGTAACCGCCGCCACATTATATTTAGCGGAGGCCCCAAAAAACAAAAATCTATAAAAAAATCAAAAAAAGAGCAGCCTCTAAAGCGAGACTGCTCTTCTATTTAAAACGCTTGCAAGCAAGGCGTTTATTTTTTAAGTCCGATTTCGCGTAGACGCTCATCTAGGTACTCGCCAGCGGTAATTGGCTCGTATTGTAGGGGCGTTTCTTCGGTTACGCAATCTTCTAGGCAAGTCAAATCCATATCGCTGCGGGGATGCAAGAAGAAAGGAATAGAGATGCGTGAAGTGTGCCAAAGTTCGCGTGGTGGGTTCACTACACGGTGCGTAGTCGACTTCAATTTGTTGTTGGTGAGGCGTTGTAGCATATCTCCAACATTGATGACGATACCATCGCCCAAGGCTTTCACATCGATCCAATCTTGGCCCAAGGGACGCACTTGTAGTCCGTCGGCAGAAGCGCCCACCAAAAGGGTAATGAGGTTGATATCCTCATGCTCTTCTGAGCGGATAGCCGATTTGGGTTCTTCTGTGATGGGAGGATAGTGAATAGCGCGCAAAATAGAGTTTCCGCCCTCAATATGAGGATTGAAATAATTGCGGTCTAGTCCCAAGAAAATAGCGATAGCCTCTAGCAAGTGAGCGCCAGAAGCTTCAAAAGCTTGGTACAACTCACGGGCTGTTTTGTTGAACTCAGGCAACTCATCGGTGTAGATGTTATCCATGTACACATCTTTGAGTTCGTGTCCTTCGGGCAACTCTTGGCCGAACTGATAAAATTCTTTAAGGTCACCAACATTAGATTGTTTGGCATGTTCGCGGCCAAAAGAGCAATATCCTCTTTGTCCAGCGCCATTTTTGACCTCATATTTGTCTTTGGTTTCTAAGTCTTGTGCAAAAAAGCGCTCAGACTCTTCAAAGAACTTCTTAATTAACTCTTTGGGAATGCCGTGATTCACGACGCCCACAAAACCAATTTCTGTAAATGCTTTTCCTAGGGCCTCAACAAAAGCAGCTTGCTGAGAGGCATCACCCTTTACGAACTGACTCAGGTCTACCTGAGGAATTCCGGTAATAGTTGCCATAACTAAAATGCATTGATGGTAAGTGTACTGCTCTCTTTTTCCTTTTGAGCAGCACGAAAGTAGTTTGTTGCACAAATCTAATAAAAAAATCGACTTTTTTGTCCTTTTTTCTCGGCCTACAAGATTTTTTCCCGGATTAGGGCTTCTAGCTCCAAACGTTTTTTTTCATTGTAGCCTCTTTGCTCAAAAATTAGCTCTCCTTGGGGATTAAACAACAGAAAATATGGAAACCCTTTGAGGCCCAACTGCTGCTGTAGCCCTAAATCAATGCGAATGCGTTCATGCTCTTTAATTTTTTCAAAGTTAAAGACTTTGTTTTGGTTTAATTCTGTCATTTTATCTATTGGAACATAAATGTAGTATTGATCCAACTTTCCTTTTAGTTCTTGATAAAAAGGCTGCATATCTGGAATGGCCTTCAGGCAAGGTGGGCAGCGTTCATGCCAAGTTTCAATCAGCACATAATGGCCATTTTGAGCCAAGGTCACAGTATCTCCCTCCTCTTGCAAAAAGAATTGACTAAAGATATTGTAACTGCTATCTCTTTTGGGCTCCTCTGCTTTTTTTTCTGCAAAATTGTAGCTAGGCTCCTGCTGATGATGCTCATAGTTAGATAACTCTATATGCTGAGGATAAAAGCGAAAACTGTAAATGATAATTCCTGTCAAAATGAAAAACTGCATGGCTTGCTTCGGGAATAAACGGCGATCAAACTGAATTCCTAGGGTTAACAGAGTAGCCGCCGTAAATGGAGAATTAAGCAGGACCATCCAAGAATAGCCCCTCTCCTTTAAGGTATAGATATATAGCCCAAAATAAAGCAGGGGAGCAAATAGCTTTAATAAAATATGCCATTTGGTTTCAGTGCCCTTAATCAACTGCCGAATATAATAGCTAGCATAAAAGGTATAGAATAGCCCCAACAAAATGCTATAATTTGAGGGTTGGCCTCCATACAAAAAGGCCAGCCCCCAAACTAAAAAGATAGACAATGAGTAGAATAAGTAATAGAGCATTATTAAAATAATTTCAAAATCCAGATAATGCCCAAAACTAAAATCCAAACTAAACTTATTTCAATAAATAAAGTTATTGATAACTTAAACCTACTCTTCCTCTGGCTGCGCCATAATCATCTCAATCTGTATTTTTCTTTGGCCCGCAGCCTCTACACTATAAATAGAGTTGCGAGGATCGTTAATATCATCGCTAACGCCAGCGGGCACCTCCGTTTCACCAATAGAAAGCTCTACAAATTTGAGCTGCCCAGAGCGCAAATAAGGCTGAAAGGCCCCGTTTTGAAATTGCTCCATTTCATTGCGCATACTCGAAATCCGTCTTTTGGCCAAGTTAATATTATAAGCCGAAGAAGAACGGGGACTACAATAGCCTCTCAAGTGAAACTCTACGGCTTGCCCAGACTCCAAAAGAGTGAGCAACTGCCCCAAAAAATGCTGTAAACGGGCATACTCGCCCGCCACTTCCTGCTCAAAAAACTTAGCTACTCTAGCTTTGGCCCGTTGCTGCACTTCTACCCCATCGTATTGGGCCGAAAACTCCTCCTCATATTGCGCTTGTAGTTGCAAATAAGCTTGGTAGGATTCTGTATAGCTCATTTTTGTAGTAGTGGCATAAGTTTGTTTGTCTGGACTATCATTGTGGAAGTACAAACTAATGGGCAGTTTCTCGAGTAAATTGGCTATGCTAGGCGCTTCTTCAACAACTTCTGTGGGCAAACTGTCTAGCACTTCAGGCTCGATTACTGGCGGATCAACAGGATCCACAACGGCCACAGGAGGCGTTAAACTACTATCTTTTTTGGGCGCTTCTGGAACTGCCGCTGGGGCTTCTGGCTCCAATTCTATCCCCGTCAATACTGGATCTTGGGCCAAAAGGCTATCCAAAGGACTCAATTCTGGCTCTACAATCAAGTCCCCAGGCTCAATCTCCACCGGCAAGGTCAAGGCATATATATCATTGCAACAAGACTCTCCTGTCAAGATTTTAGAGCCAGGCCGATTAGAAGAAAAATAACCAAAGGTGTCTAGCTCTGGCGCAATGTAAAAGTATAAGTCATTGGCCGCAGAATTGAGCGGCACGCCCACATTTTGAGGGGCCGACCAACTATCTGCCTTTCGTTTGGCCTTAAAAATATCATAGCCCCCCAAACCCAAATGCCAAGTAGAGCTAAAATAAAGCGTTTGCGTTTTGGCATGATAAAAAGGCGTGGCCTCATTTCCTTTAGTATTGATTTCAGGCCCCAAATTAAAGGGTTTTCCATACTGATTCTCCCCCAAAACTTCTACGCACCAAATATCCAAGCCCCCAAATCCCCCTTTGCGATCAGAAGCAAAAAAGAGCAAACTTTTATTTTGTAAGCTATCAAAACTATGATTAGGATGAGTCGTTGTATACCCCCTTGACGCATTCACTGATTTGGGCAGAGCCTCTGGCTTGCCCCAAGCATTGCCTTTTTTCGGCACTCTATAAATCTCACATTCCAATTCATTCTCTGGATTCCGCTCGCAAAGCGTATAATATAACCACTGCCCATCTGCACTAAGCGCCGAATTACCCACACTGGTATATTTCCGATTGAGACCAGGCGCAAAACCAGCATCTCCTGCTCCACGATCTCTAGAACGCAAAATCTTACCATACAAATATTGCTTGGTCGAAGCCTTGGCACTCATCCTACGCTTAGCATCTTGCTCAAAACGCAAAGCCGAAAAATAAAGCTCATTACCAACCAAATGTGGCGAAAAATCAGAATAAGCCGTATTCACTTTTTCCCCCAAAGAAATCACTTCTACCCCTTCTATCGGCTTTTTGTAAATCTCTTCCGCAAATTTACAAGCTGCCAACTCATGCTTGGCCCGCTCCTGCAACAATTGCAATTCTTTCCCCTTAACCAGCTTAGCCAAAAAAGCCTCAAATTCTACAACAGCCTCCGAGTATTTAGCATTGTGTTTCAAGGTATACGCATAGTAGAAGTCCATACTCGGAAAAGCCTCCCGCTCCTCTCCCATCCGACTCAATTTGCGGTAATAAGACTCGGCCTTGCCAAAATTAAAACTCTGCCGACAGGCCTCTGCATAGCCCCAATAAGCCTCGGCCTGCTTAGATTTCGACTGCCCCTGAAATGCCTCTTCCTTAAAGGCCTGCTCATAAGCTTCTACCGCCCCATAAAAATCGCCTCGATTCAATAGCTTTTTGGCAGTTTTCAATTCTTTTTGGCCCAATACGGCCCAACTCAACAGTAAAAATGGTAATAGGATAAATAGTTGTTTCATAGGGTTCTGTTTTTATTTTGGGGCCTCCCGCCTGCGGCGGGCGCTACGTTTCGCAGCTCGCTATTCGCTCGGCCCTGCGCGGGCTGCGCCCGCTGGGTCTGGCCTAACGGCCACTGCTGCACATCGCTAGGCCAAGCAAAGCTAAACCAAAAAGTCGACCCATGGCATTCGTTGCAGCCACTGGTCCAATTTTTTGAGCGGCGTGTTTCTACTTTCTAAAATTTGCAGCCGATCTAGCCGCTCAAAACTCGCTGGCAATTCCTCCAACTTCGGATTATAAGAAAGATCTAAATGCGTCAGTGAGTAAAGAAGACCTATATCCGCTGGCAATTGCCTCAATTGGGTACCACTCAACTCCAGCTTACGCAGCTGCCCAAACTGCCCATCTGCAAAAAGAGAAAGCTCCCGCAAAGGGTTTCGACTCAAGTTGAGCATCCCAAAATCCTCGGCCTGAAAAAAACTAAAGGAAACTTCCTCCAACTCATTATCAAAAAGCTGCAAATTACGCAAGGCCCGAAACCCCTCGGCCCTTTTAGGCAAGGTTTTTATCTTATTTACCCCCAAAAACAACTGCTGCAAATGAGGCAAAGCCCCCAAAAAACTAGGAAATGCCTCTAATCGATTCGTATTCAGATTGATGCTGTGCAAATAAGGCAATTCTCCCAACTCCTGTGGCAAAGTCTCCAACTGATTTCCAGAAAGGTCCAATTGCTCCAAAGCCCTAAACTGCCCAATCTCTTTGGGCAACTCTACTAACTTTCGATTAGATAAGTTGAGGAAAGGACGCTGCAATAAAGCCCAAAGATCTTCCTTACTCATTTCTGCTGGCGGCTCCGCCCTTGGCCAAAGCATATAATATGGCGCCAAAAGCTCCCGCAAAGGCACAGACTGCCCCTCCGCCAAACTAAAGGCTAACTCAATATTGGCCATATCGGCACTGCCTATTAAAGCTCTAAGTGCTCCTAAAATATTCAAAATATCTATCGACTGCTTATGTTAAGATAAATAACGCCTTGGAATAATTTTTGATTGGCGAGAGCAAATTGCAAGGAGACGAGTCCCAATAAACAAAAGTTGGAATTGCTTTTGTTTTTAACCAAGTTCGGTCCCCTTGACTCCCCCTACTAACTAAACAATTCAAGTCACTATACCCCCAAAAGACAAACTAGCGTTTTCAGAACTTCCTACAACTACTTTATTAGCATGAGAACAATTAAATTGCTTTTCGCTTTTTGCCTAATGATGACATTCGGCCTAAATAGCCTGCAAGCCCAAACGCCTTTCTTTAAAAAGGCCCTAGCCAATGTGGAAAAATCAGACCCAGCCGCCAAAAAGGTTCTGGAAAAACTGAAAAAAAAGTACACTCAATATAATGCAATTTATGCAGAATATGAGTTGCTTATTGATAACCGTGAAACTCAAGAACGCCAACAAGGCCAAATTACCCAAGAAGGCGATAAGTTTCACGTTAATAATAATGGCAACGAAATATATTGCGATGGCAGCACGCTCTGGATGTACATGAAAAATAATAATGAGCTCCAAATCAATGATTATGAGCCCGAAGATGAAGACATGATGTCTCCCTCTAAAATTATGAAGATCTATGAGGCCGAAGATGAATTTTTCTACGCCCTCACCCAAGAAAGAGGCGATATCTGCGAAATCGAATTCAAACCCCATGACAAAGATGCCGATTTCTTTAAAATTAGAGCCACAATTGACCGTGCTAAACCAATGGTTAATGAAATTAAAGTTTTTGCCAAGGACGGTACTATCTACACCCTAGATATTAAGGTCCTTAAAGCCGCCCAACCCAAAGCCAGCGATTTTGTCTTTGACAAAACAAAATATCCTGGCATCAGAGAAGTGGATATGCGTTAATTTCGCCTTCCTTTTCCTCAAAAAGCCTAGCTGTTTAATCAACAGCTAGGCTTTTTGTTTTCTTAAAACCCATGAAGAACAAACCTTTTTTATATAGAGATTTTATCTTTGGATCAATTCACCCAAAAGTTTAGTTGAAATTTTGAGTAGGCTAATTCAGCAATGGCTGAGGGATGGATAGCAGTGGCCCGAAGGGCCAGACCCAGCCGCCATTGGCGGCGCAGGGCCGAGCAGACCTGCGAGCTGCGACACAGCCCGACCCGCCCGATAGTTCATGAGGGTTTCAACCCTCATTTTGTATAGCTTCGCAAAGCGATACCGCTTTGCGCTGGGTTTCAACCCGACGGAAGGGGCAGCCCCAAAAAAAAATGAACTCTATTGGCTTTTATTTGTCTCCACTTTTTAAACTCAGTTCAACCATTATCTAAACAGCATTTTATCAGACATACAGCCATGCAACGCCTAG
This window contains:
- a CDS encoding OmpH family outer membrane protein, with product MKFASFFSLMACLLFLAATPLSAQKMAHVDGDAIIPNMPAYKRAKAEVESYGKILQKQLEAESKKVQDFYTSTMEKAQKGLLSPAQQKQAEEQLQQMQQGLQQKSAEAERSLAKKEQDLVKPLYEQFNKALTDVAAENGYSYIMDIKLIMYSEGGIDATAKVKAKLGI
- a CDS encoding OmpH family outer membrane protein; the protein is MKKLMQLSSILMLLTFMAFSSVSYGQQKIAYVDADVIIPNMPEYKRAKAEVESYRKILEKQLEGKQAAMQQYYADVMAKVQAGQMTPLQQKEAEQKLAKMQEDLQKQALKADEDLVRKEQDLTKPLYEKFEAKLKEVATDNGYAYILDKKMLLYHQGGTDATAKLKAKLGI
- a CDS encoding OmpH family outer membrane protein, translating into MKNLLLSLTLLLSTMSFSFAQRAAYVDMTKIMDAVPEYKTAQAELDQLAERWRQEIAKEYEQIEQLYREYQAREVLMSEEMKTQKQNEIIEKEKAVRALQDQRFGPEGELFTKRQSLVKPIQEKVYKTIELLAKERNYDFIFTAPDGSQMIYAKADKDLTAEVVKRLGK
- a CDS encoding isopenicillin N synthase family dioxygenase, which produces MATITGIPQVDLSQFVKGDASQQAAFVEALGKAFTEIGFVGVVNHGIPKELIKKFFEESERFFAQDLETKDKYEVKNGAGQRGYCSFGREHAKQSNVGDLKEFYQFGQELPEGHELKDVYMDNIYTDELPEFNKTARELYQAFEASGAHLLEAIAIFLGLDRNYFNPHIEGGNSILRAIHYPPITEEPKSAIRSEEHEDINLITLLVGASADGLQVRPLGQDWIDVKALGDGIVINVGDMLQRLTNNKLKSTTHRVVNPPRELWHTSRISIPFFLHPRSDMDLTCLEDCVTEETPLQYEPITAGEYLDERLREIGLKK
- a CDS encoding TlpA family protein disulfide reductase, giving the protein MLYYLFYSLSIFLVWGLAFLYGGQPSNYSILLGLFYTFYASYYIRQLIKGTETKWHILLKLFAPLLYFGLYIYTLKERGYSWMVLLNSPFTAATLLTLGIQFDRRLFPKQAMQFFILTGIIIYSFRFYPQHIELSNYEHHQQEPSYNFAEKKAEEPKRDSSYNIFSQFFLQEEGDTVTLAQNGHYVLIETWHERCPPCLKAIPDMQPFYQELKGKLDQYYIYVPIDKMTELNQNKVFNFEKIKEHERIRIDLGLQQQLGLKGFPYFLLFNPQGELIFEQRGYNEKKRLELEALIREKIL
- a CDS encoding leucine-rich repeat domain-containing protein codes for the protein MNILGALRALIGSADMANIELAFSLAEGQSVPLRELLAPYYMLWPRAEPPAEMSKEDLWALLQRPFLNLSNRKLVELPKEIGQFRALEQLDLSGNQLETLPQELGELPYLHSINLNTNRLEAFPSFLGALPHLQQLFLGVNKIKTLPKRAEGFRALRNLQLFDNELEEVSFSFFQAEDFGMLNLSRNPLRELSLFADGQFGQLRKLELSGTQLRQLPADIGLLYSLTHLDLSYNPKLEELPASFERLDRLQILESRNTPLKKLDQWLQRMPWVDFLV
- a CDS encoding LolA family protein; its protein translation is MRTIKLLFAFCLMMTFGLNSLQAQTPFFKKALANVEKSDPAAKKVLEKLKKKYTQYNAIYAEYELLIDNRETQERQQGQITQEGDKFHVNNNGNEIYCDGSTLWMYMKNNNELQINDYEPEDEDMMSPSKIMKIYEAEDEFFYALTQERGDICEIEFKPHDKDADFFKIRATIDRAKPMVNEIKVFAKDGTIYTLDIKVLKAAQPKASDFVFDKTKYPGIREVDMR